A segment of the Promicromonospora sukumoe genome:
CGCGTTCCTGGACCGGCACCTGCGCGGCCGGGCGGCGCCGCTCCTGGACGCGCCGTCGGCGGCGTACCCGGAGGTCGAGTTCCAGGGCTGAGTCCCGGACGCTGCGAGGGCCTGGTCTCCGGAGGTCAGCGCGGTGTCGTCGGATGGTGCGCTTCTACCCAGCGATTGCGCCCGGAAACAGCTCGGTTCCGGGCCCAATGACTGGGTAGAAGCGCACCTCGGCGGGAGCCGGGGTGGCGGCGGGAGAGCGGCGGGGGAGCAGGGCGGAAAGGGGTGGGCCGCGTGGGGGTCCGTGTCTAGGATCTGCGCATGTCGAACTCCGTGCCCGCCCCGATCCACCCCGCCGTCGAGAAGGTCACCGCGGCTCTCGCGGAGGCCGGCGCCTCGGGCCAGGTCCGCTGGCTGGACGACGCCGCGACGACCGCGGCTCTCGCCGCCGAGTTCCTCGGGATCGGCGTGGGCCAGATCGCCAACTCCCTGGTGTTCCTGTTCGACGGGACACCGACCCTCGTGCTGACCTCGGGCGCCCACCGCGTGGACACCGACTGGCTGGGGGAGCAGGTGGGCGCGACCGTCACGCGGGCGTCGAAGGAGCAGGTCCGGGAGGCGACGGGCCAGGTCATCGGCGGTGTCGCACCCGTCGGTCACCCGGCCGCGGTGCCGACCTACATCGACACGGTGCTCGGCGTCTACGACGAGGTCTGGGCTGCCGCGGGCCACGCCAAGACCGTCTTCCCGACGACGTTCGACGAGCTGGTCCGCATCACGGGCGGCACCCCGACGCCGGTCAACCCGGAGGGCTGACTTCGGGGTCCGGCGCCGCCGGTCAGCCCGCGAGCGCGCCCTGGCCCGCGACCAGCGACACCGCGCCCAGGACCAGGAAGACCGGGGCCGCGAGGATGCCGCACCAGAAGCTCGGCGCCGCGACCTGGCGAGGCAGGAACAGGCTGACGACGCCCGCCGCGGTGATGAGCACGGCCGCGAGCATCATGACCGGCTGCTGGAACACCAGGGCCAGCGGCGCGAAGTGGGTGCCGACGACGATCAGCACGGTCGGCGGCAGCAGGTGCTGGCGGCCGCTGCGCGCGTAGAAGATCGCCAGTCCGGCGATCACGGCGACCTCGAGCCAGAACACCACGATGTAGGCGATCAGCGCGGGGCTTCCGGAGACCATCGCCGTCGGGCTGCCCCAGTTGCGGATCAGGGGCGGGAGGCCGAGGCCCAGCAGTGCGAGGCCGCCGGCGCTCAGCACGCCGAGGACGACCCGCCAGACGACCCCGGCGGGCGGCCGCTCCTGCGCCCAGCCCGCCCACATGAAGGTGACCAGGCCGAACAGCACAGCGGTGAACACCAGGTCACGCGCGAACTCGACGTTCAGCATCTTCGGACCACCTCCGGGGCAAACCGTACTGAAGTCGGCACCTGTTGTGTGCTCAAGTGGCTGACGGAGATTCAGCAGGCTCCAGGCGACCGTCGGAGCACGAGTGACGGTCGTCGGGAGCCTGCTGAATCTCAGTCAGCCCAGCCCCAGCCCAGCCCCAGCACCCAGCGTCAGCGCAGGCCCTTGACCGTGACCCGGATGGAGAGCAGCAGGTTGGTCGCCGTCACGAACAGCCTGTTGCGCTTCGGGCCGCCGAACGTCAGGTTCGAGCAGACCTCGGGCAGCAGCAGCTTGCCGAGCAGGGTGCCGTCCGGGTCGATGCAGTGCAGGCCGTCGTGGGCTGCCGCCCAGATACGCCCGCCGTCGTCGACCCGGACGCCGTCGAAGGCGCCCGTGTCGCAGGTCGCGAGCACCTCGCCGCCGGAGAGGGTCAGGTCGGGGCCGACGTCGAAGCGCCGCAGGTGCTTGCGTTCGCTGTCCGCGACGTAGAGGGTGCGCTCGTCGGCGGAGAAGGCGAGGCCGTTGGGGCCGGCGAAGTCGTCGGTGACACGGGTGACCGAGCCGTCCGGGTCGCGGCGGTAGACGTGGCAGCCGTCGATCTCCGGCGTGGCCGCGAAGCCCTCGTAGTCGCTCTGGATGCCGTAGGTCGGGTCGGTGAACCACACGCTGCCGCCGCTGTGCTCCACCAAGTCGTTCGGGCTGTTCAGGCGCTTGCCCTGCCAGCGGTCGGCCAGCGTGGTGACGGTGCCGTCGGGCTCGGTGCGCGTCACCGAGCGGCTGCCGTGCTCGCACTGGAGCATGCGGCCCGCGCGGTCCACGGTCCGGCCGTTGGCGTAGCCGCCCGGGCTGCGCCAGACGCCGACGGCGCCCGTGGCCTCGTCCCACGCGAGGACCCGGTCGTTCGGGATGTCGCTGAACAGCACGGTGCGCCAGGCCGGCGAGTACGCCGGACCCTCCAGCCAGCTCCCCTCGTCGAAGAGCACCTCGGCGAACGTGTCACCCCGCACCGGCGCGAACCGCTCGTCGTGGCGTTCCCACCGGGCGCGAATCCTGTTCAGGCTCACGTGTGTACTCCTTTGTCCGGTTGCTCACCCGCGGCGGGCGGGCGGTGACGTGCATGAGATCCGGGGGTGGCCGGGTCAGCTTCATTTCGATCGGGCTGGGCCCGAAGATTTCATCCTGGCCGGACAGTCCGGCACAGGTGGAGATTGCGGGTGCCAGGCGATCGAAATTCGGCCCACCCGGCCACCCGTCGAACAGTGGTGTCCGCCCCGGCGAGGCTCGCACGACGTCGTCCAGCCACGACGCCGCGTCGGCCCGACGCCGGACCTCAGCCGGCCCCGAGCACCCCGTCCACCGTCGTGACCTCGATCAGCGGCGCGTACAGCCGCATGATGTCCAGCGCGCGCTCGTGGTTCTCCGGCGTCGAGCCCGCGCAGGCATCGTCGACGACGAGGACGCGGCGGCCGGCGTCGGCTGCGGCGAGCGCCGTCGAGATGACGCAGCAGTCGGTGGCGACGCCCGCGAGCACCAGGGTGCCGGCGTCGCGGGTGGCGGCCGCCAGCTCGGGGCCCCACTTGCCGAACGTGGTGCGTGTGACGACGGGCTCGCCGTCGGCGGCGACGTCGGCGAGGTCGGTGATCTCGTACAGCGGGTCGTCCTCGGGGACGAGCGCGAACGGCCACTGGTCGAAGTAGGCGCGCCAGGCGCCGTCG
Coding sequences within it:
- a CDS encoding cysteine hydrolase family protein, which gives rise to MSAGADGVGAPGAEGVGPDAALVVIDMQDVFAVPPSPWASPDYPRALAGTRRLLPAFADRTVLTRYVAPTVPDGAWRAYFDQWPFALVPEDDPLYEITDLADVAADGEPVVTRTTFGKWGPELAAATRDAGTLVLAGVATDCCVISTALAAADAGRRVLVVDDACAGSTPENHERALDIMRLYAPLIEVTTVDGVLGAG
- a CDS encoding YbaK/EbsC family protein; translation: MSNSVPAPIHPAVEKVTAALAEAGASGQVRWLDDAATTAALAAEFLGIGVGQIANSLVFLFDGTPTLVLTSGAHRVDTDWLGEQVGATVTRASKEQVREATGQVIGGVAPVGHPAAVPTYIDTVLGVYDEVWAAAGHAKTVFPTTFDELVRITGGTPTPVNPEG
- a CDS encoding SMP-30/gluconolactonase/LRE family protein — protein: MSLNRIRARWERHDERFAPVRGDTFAEVLFDEGSWLEGPAYSPAWRTVLFSDIPNDRVLAWDEATGAVGVWRSPGGYANGRTVDRAGRMLQCEHGSRSVTRTEPDGTVTTLADRWQGKRLNSPNDLVEHSGGSVWFTDPTYGIQSDYEGFAATPEIDGCHVYRRDPDGSVTRVTDDFAGPNGLAFSADERTLYVADSERKHLRRFDVGPDLTLSGGEVLATCDTGAFDGVRVDDGGRIWAAAHDGLHCIDPDGTLLGKLLLPEVCSNLTFGGPKRNRLFVTATNLLLSIRVTVKGLR